A window of Trichoderma atroviride chromosome 3, complete sequence contains these coding sequences:
- a CDS encoding uncharacterized protein (EggNog:ENOG41) gives MGWLPSIFGGDAPNPLGKLDPKLREFLEKESPVKYIPNQPTTPTRRQDAPAAVESRAEPAAVPSASLYQDGRYAHLWKNYRPLAEVEEETSTDHDKLMAVLEGYKERKAAIARAGLENCAPQQEEWINCMKNGSWEDQLQMCRHQVRRFERCYTMQSRFLRALGYGSVAGRPAEVDEDIQLHADALFQRMLQHEAEVEKAKEAGTLIPSFDPSIPKPTATPATAVKPSEELQKQWKEKLDQLPEDERAAEEAALRADLQAKADVARNVKKIWDAKREERDVRRAEGQATFSDTIAALFSRGK, from the exons ATGGGCTGGCTACCTTCtatctttggcggcgatgctCCTAATCCGCTCGGCAAGCTCGATCCCAAGCTCCGCGAGTTTCTCGAAAAAGAGTCGCCGGTGAAATATATCCCCAACCAGCCGACAACGCCAACGCGGCGCCAGGATGCACCAGCGGCGGTAGAGTCAAGGGCAGAGCCGGCGGCAGTCCCGTCTGCAAGCCTGTACCAAGACGGACGATATGCGCATCTATGGAAGAACTACAGGCCGCTGGCAGAGGTCGAGGAAGAGACGTCGACCGATCACGATAAGCTGATGGCCGTGTTGGAGGGGTACAAGGAGCGCAAGGCCGCAATCGCCAGGGCGGGCCTCGAGAACTGTGCGCCGCAACAGGAGGAATGGATCAACTGCATGAAGAACGGCAGCTGGGAGGATCAGTTACAAATGTGCCGGCATCAAGTGCGGCGCTTTGAGAGATGCTACACTATGCAATCT AGATTTCTAAGAGCGCTCGGTTACGGCTCAGTAGCAGGGCGACCGGCCGAAGTTGACGAAGACATCCAGCTCCATGCCGATGCGCTGTTCCAGCGAATGCTGCAGCACGAAGCCGAGGTcgaaaaggccaaagaagccgGCACCCTCATCCCATCCTTCGACCCCTCCATCCCCAAACCAACCGCCACTCCCGCAACCGCCGTCAAGCCGTCTGAAGAGCTCCAGAAGCAgtggaaagagaagctggaccAGCTACcggaagacgagagagcagcagaagaggccgcTCTCAGGGCCGACTTGCAAGCCAAGGCCGACGTTGCGCGAAACGTCAAGAAAATCTGGGACGccaagagagaggagagagacgTGCGACGAGCGGAAGGCCAGGCGACGTTTTCTGATACGATTGCTGCGCTCTTCAGCAGGGGTAAATGA